The segment CAATGCTGAACCAACCACAGCCAAATTTTCTTTAACGGTCAATGCCATAATTTCTCTTGGGGAATCAATGTTTCAGTTAATATTCCCTTGCTTTTCGAACCCTGCTGATGTAGCTCAATGAAAGAGGAACTTAACAGATGGTTCGGTTATTTATTCCCTGCTGTCCAGCTTATCTGTTGCGTTCTGCTGTTTGGCTGTTTAACTTGCTGCTGAAACTGATGAAAGAATAACCTGAAACAAGCAACAGGTTACAGACATCACAACGCCAAACTCCCCCGATTTTAGGCAACATCCCTAATCCCATTTTAAATGAAGGTCAGGAATTCTTTTTCTAACTGCAGTCCCGAAACTGTCAGTAAGCACTACTCCCTTTTTTGTGTTAAATGACGGTTTCGGTTATTTATTTCTTGCTTATCTAGCTAGTTAGGGTATTGGCTGGAGTTTGGCTGTTCCAGTTATTTTCTATAACTGCTTGCTCTGGTTATTTATTACTGGCTGGTTGCAGTTATTTATCTCTGTCAGCACTGTTCAGCGGCTTTACCCCTCAGTAGTTATTGCTTGATACTTATCCTTAACTGCTGTAGCCAGGCCTAAGTATGGTTACGGTTTATTCATCCGCCGCTTTCCGTGAACGGCTGCCCGCAACCTTCAACAATTGGTTCCAGTTATTTTAGTCTTCATCATATATATGTACATCTAACAAGCTAAAACTAAAGCAAATTGTGAAATTTTTTAAGATTTTTGCAAAAAACCAGGCATCTAAGGGCATAATTTAAATCCGTTTTTTTATTTGCTATCATTCTGCTTATTCATACTAATACCTGAGATTTTCCATTCCCCATCCCAGTTCTCGAAAGATATATCCAGTATTACAGTTTCCGTTTTTCCTTCAACTTTTACTCGGCTTATATAGGTATCATCTGTTTTAGTTACATCAAGCGGCTCAATGTTAACGACATCTGTACCCTTACTAGCTAAAAGCCCTACGCCTTGATCAGGTACTATTAACTTGTTAGCCGTTTCGTTATCTCCGTTGACGGAAGCTTGGATGAATCGGACAGATAAATCACTTAAATGTTTTTCTACTGGCTCAGCTTCGCTGTTTGGGTCACTCTTACTTGAGCATGCGATACCCAAGATAAGAATAATACAAAGCAACATAATAAATGAGATAATCCGAATCTTCTTCATGTTATTCCACCTCCTTCCTCAATAAGCTATTAAACAGGCAAATGAGATGCACACTTAGCTCAAACTGCTGCACTTTACAATCTTAACTACACAAGGAATTTTTGTTATTAGCCTTCTTTAATAAAAAGGTTGCCAGAAAACTTTGAATAAAAAATGTCACAGGAACCCCAAACATAACAGCAAGCCAGTTAAATGGGTCTTTACTTATTATTACAAGTGCTGAACCAACAAAGTAAAAGATAACTGTCATAAAAATTCCATAAATCCAACCTGAGAATTTTGTACCCCTTTTACTTATTAATTTAAAAGCCACAAAACCGAAGATCAGGCTTAATAATATAAATGCCGCTTTATTTACAAGGACTATTGAGTAAGAGTATCCCCCTGTTAACTTAGGCAACATGTGTTCAGGCATAAGTCCTAGTTGAATACGAACTTTATCAGTCAGCCTAGCCAGACGATAAAGTACAGCCGTTGATAAAGCAACCTCGAAAACAATTATCGTTAATACAGTTGCTACTGAGCAAATTACCAAGTTCTTTATTTCGTTAACAATATTAGTAGTCACTGGCTTACCTCCACTTATAAAAAGCTAACTACCTTTTAGTTTCAGATAACGATAAAGCAAATAACTGATTAGCCCTATCGGAAATAAAGCAACCGTTAATATCGTCCAAACCCAGTGGTTCATCCCAATCTTCCTTGCATTAACCCACACATATATGCCAGAGATAACTCTTAGCCCCAGCATTAAAGAATTAAATATTTGAACCGCTATTACCGCTGCACTCACACAACCCCTCAAAAATAGGAATAAATAGCCAGTTTAAATGGCCCTAAAAAGTTACTGTAAAATACGACAAGTTATTGGAGATGGTTACTTTAATACATATTGATAATTATCTGTTTCTTTATCTCCAATAAACCTTCTGTTCTCAAAATATAAAGTTTGGTCCTTTTTACCAGTAAAACGCAAATAATCCCCATGATACGGCACATCATTATTTTCAACAAATTCTTTTTCAACTTCGTTCAGTAGTTCTTGGTATAGTAAGACCTTGCTTTCAGCCACAAGGTTTATAAGCGTTAGAAAACCCGCACTATTATGCCTAATTAATATAAAATTTTCACCTATCCCTTCTATAAAATAATTCCCTTTACTTTCCCCCAGTTCTTGCAAGTCATAAACTTCAAGTACCTCTCCTGTAATATCAGAAATTAAATACGCTTTTTTACCATCTGTAATAACCACTTTGTCTTCGAACAATGTTACATTTTTTTCAAACCTATTAAAATATCTTGCTGTTGCCCGATGTTTTACTTTATTTTTGTATAGGTACAGACTGTGTACCTTATTAATTATACTGGGTTCTCCATAAGTATTAACAATTGTAGCTATCTTATTTCCGTTCGGCGTTTGCTGTACCTCCATTTTTAGAAACCCATCAGTTAAACCTAAAGCAGAAATTTTTGTGAAGCTTTTATCCTTATCTGCGTAGTAAAGAAGACCATTATCAGGATTTAAAATATAACCCTCTCCATTCTCTAAGCTGCTCAATACATATTGATTGTTTATCCAGACGATTTGAGAGTTTTCATCCCAATATACATCTGCTCCTAATGCCTCGGCGACAAATCGCAATGGAACTAATGTTCTTCCGTCTGTTATCCTGGCGGGAACATCCAAGGCAATACTATTTCCATTTATGTACGCTTTAAGCTTACCTATCATTAAATGTACATTATTTTCTATATTAGTTATAGTTACAGTCTTTTTACTGTTATCCCATTTCACCTTTGCTCCCAATGATTCAGAAACTACCCTTAGAGGAATAAATATTCTATTTTCCTCCTTTAAAGGAGGTACATCAGAATTTAATTTCTCTTCATCTACCATGATTTCAATAGACTGGTTAGCCCATAATACTGAAGGGAAAAAGGCCATTGATATAAATACGCCAATACAAATGGAATATATTAGTTTCATAATCCTGTCCACCCACCTTTCAAATTTAAGATACTTATATATATATAATTTTCCACTCAACACCTTATCAAAAAAATACTAACCTAGACAATCCATTCTTGTATAAAACGCTCTTCACTTTGCTAATTAGCACCTAAAAGGCAATATGGGAATAACAATAAACCATAATATCAGAAAGAGCGGTACCAAAAACGCCGCCAACCTTTCCTGCTTTACTCCTACTAACCACATTATGCTGGCAAATACCGCACCAATAAAGGCATCGGTTATAACCGTAGTAACCAAAAACACTGCTCCTGGTGTATGAGGCGAGATAGCCCCCTCCCAGATTGCATTTACAACAAACCCAGGTAGGATATGAACTAAGTCCATGGGTGCTGCCGATTTATTTAAAACCACTATCGCATAGAGATTAAACAGAAAGGATAAAGAGCCGAAAATAAGAACGCCCTTTTTAACAGCCTGATTGAAGTTTGAATAGTTCCTGGTCTCCATTGTTTCATACCCCCCGTTACATCAATGGTATTGCAACTTCCGCCAGTACCCCATTCGTAAATTTAAGAACCATCCTTAATCCCGAATCCGTTTCAGGAATAAATGCAGTAGTATAAATAAGATTACCGTTACCATTTTCATCAATACTGCTTCTAAGTGGAACACCATACTGCCTTTGAACATTTTCTACTGTATCACCAAGCTTGATATTCCTTCGAGTCTCGCTATTTTGTTTCAGCACATATACAGGCGGCTCATAAGGATCTGACTGTTTCTTTATGAAGTTATCATTGGGAACCTTCACATCTTCATCATCCAGTAAATCATATTCTGTAATATATATCATTGGGGTATAGTTGTTGAGCTTTGTGTAGTGGACATTCCGACCCAACGCTTCAGACACGAACCTCAGTGGAACCAGAGTTCTTCCTGATATAATCTTTGGCGGTACATCTAACTCCATTTTTTTTGAATTTATAAGTGCAATCTTTTTGTCAATGCCTAGGCTTATATCTACTGAATCCTTCCAGATGTGTATTGTTTGGGTTGAAGTTTCCCAGTGAACCTTAAAATCCAGTTCTTCTGCAATAGCCCGCAAAGGAACCAATGTCCTGCCGTTTTCAATTCTAGGTTTAACATCCGTATTGAGAAAATGCGTATCAACTACAATATGTACGGAGTTATCCATGCCTGCATATGCAGGGGAAATGAAAGTAAGCAGAGCAAAAATCATTACATTAACAAAAACGAAATGCTTACGCATTGTACCCCTCCCCATAATTAGAGTCATAATCCCTTGCTAATCAAGATAGCCACCATACAACCTTATAATTTCTACTTTAGAGCTTTCGCTAACGCTACTATTCATCATCTGCTCCTTTTACCAAAAACCAGCCTATATTTTTTCCATCACTGTTATCGCCCTCAAATCCCTCATATTCCGAACGGAACCTTTCCAGTACCTCTTTTGCACTATCCCCTACCCTCACCCCTAAATCGGTTTTAATTTCGGGACTAAAGACAGAAACGATATACACTCTGCTGGTTTCTTTTCCACAACCACCTCAGCGCCTTTACTATACTCCATGTGTTCAAGCGGTTCTCCGTAATAACCTATAATATCCTCAACAACTCTAGTACTGTAATCATTGCCCAGTGATTTAATTACATCTTTCTTTGAATCTCCTATATGAATACCCGCCAGGCTAACCTCTTTGGGCACCCGAACATTCCTAAACTCTAAGGGCTCACTCCTGTTCTTTCTTGCCAATTACACTTAAAGTTAAGTATCCAAGTACAACCCCGCTTAGCACTAAGGGTAAGTCGCTGTAATATCGAGGAAATGTCGGAGAGTATATATACATACCAAGTGTTGTAGGTAAAATCAAAGGATGGATAGCAATATACAGTGCTGGCAGTCCAACAGCTAGTAGTTTTATCCAGTCAATTTTCCATTTGC is part of the Metallumcola ferriviriculae genome and harbors:
- a CDS encoding copper amine oxidase N-terminal domain-containing protein, yielding MKLIYSICIGVFISMAFFPSVLWANQSIEIMVDEEKLNSDVPPLKEENRIFIPLRVVSESLGAKVKWDNSKKTVTITNIENNVHLMIGKLKAYINGNSIALDVPARITDGRTLVPLRFVAEALGADVYWDENSQIVWINNQYVLSSLENGEGYILNPDNGLLYYADKDKSFTKISALGLTDGFLKMEVQQTPNGNKIATIVNTYGEPSIINKVHSLYLYKNKVKHRATARYFNRFEKNVTLFEDKVVITDGKKAYLISDITGEVLEVYDLQELGESKGNYFIEGIGENFILIRHNSAGFLTLINLVAESKVLLYQELLNEVEKEFVENNDVPYHGDYLRFTGKKDQTLYFENRRFIGDKETDNYQYVLK
- a CDS encoding copper amine oxidase N-terminal domain-containing protein, whose protein sequence is MRKHFVFVNVMIFALLTFISPAYAGMDNSVHIVVDTHFLNTDVKPRIENGRTLVPLRAIAEELDFKVHWETSTQTIHIWKDSVDISLGIDKKIALINSKKMELDVPPKIISGRTLVPLRFVSEALGRNVHYTKLNNYTPMIYITEYDLLDDEDVKVPNDNFIKKQSDPYEPPVYVLKQNSETRRNIKLGDTVENVQRQYGVPLRSSIDENGNGNLIYTTAFIPETDSGLRMVLKFTNGVLAEVAIPLM